In one window of Henckelia pumila isolate YLH828 chromosome 1, ASM3356847v2, whole genome shotgun sequence DNA:
- the LOC140868154 gene encoding putative pectinesterase/pectinesterase inhibitor 22 encodes MTLSIVCHRCMTLPIIRIHEIEVVIPPPQSPQASYDQSDDDDGGGDISSDFSFPNSPQQPLPSLTLTQQAVSKDGKGEFRSIFEALEASPSNSNNPVYINIESGEYYELINVDTHKTNIFLKGAGVDRTVIVSNGSLYGNQSAATLMIIGVRFLARDITIARKGNNGGVVENWSDYSVFYNYKLKGVNESLKAKVGNQFYRNCDVQGQNM; translated from the exons ATGACACTTTCCATAGTTTGCCATCGTTGCATGACACTTCCCATAATCCGTATACATGAAATTGAGGTTGTTATCCCACCACCACAATCACCACAGGCATCATATGATCAGTCCGACGATGACGACGGTGGTGGTGATATTTCTTCAGATTTTTCCTTTCCCAACTCTCCCCAGCAGCCTCTTCCTTCATTGACTCTAACCCAGCAAGCAG TGTCTAAAGATGGTAAGGGAGAGTTTCGATCAATTTTCGAAGCCTTGGAGGCTTCCCCAAGCAATAGCAACAACCCCGTTTATATCAATATCGAAAGCGGGGAGTATTACGAGCTGATAAATGTTGACACACACAAAACCAACATTTTTCTTAAGGGTGCGGGAGTTGATCGAACGGTGATTGTTTCGAATGGGAGTTTATATGGAAATCAATCGGCTGCAACACTAA TGATCATTGGAGTTCGGTTTTTAGCTCGTGATATTACTATTGCGCGCAAGGGAAATAACGGTGGTGTTGTAGAAAATTGGTCAGATTATTCAGTTTTCTACAACTATAAGCTAAAAGGAGTGAATGAATCGCTGAAAGCCAAAGTAGGGAATCAATTCTACCGCAATTGCGATGTTCAGGGCcaaaatatgtga